A window of Silurus meridionalis isolate SWU-2019-XX chromosome 4, ASM1480568v1, whole genome shotgun sequence contains these coding sequences:
- the LOC124384657 gene encoding leucine-rich repeat flightless-interacting protein 1-like isoform X1: MESSVQLQKEIYKLVSDMDLLQSSAQQKEEELLQTNRACRMMMAEEKYELLMSQVDTMQDSVQHLEKELREKSRKCEEKTKETGQEQEGHSFLQSTKR; this comes from the exons ATGGAGTCCAGTGTTCAGCTACAGAAAGAGATCTACAAACTGGTATCAGACATGGACTTACTGCAGTCCTCAGCTCAGCAGAAAGAGGAAGAGCTTCTTCAGACTAACAGGGCGTGCAGGATGATGATGGCG GAGGAGAAATACGAGCTGTTGATGTCGCAGGTGGACACGATGCAAGACTCAGTGCAGCATCTGGAGAAAGAGCTCAGAGAGAAGAGCAGGAAATGTGAGGAGAAAACTAAG GAGACAGGACAAGAGCAGGAGGGTCACAGTTTCCTGCAGTCTACGAAGAGATGA